One genomic segment of Misgurnus anguillicaudatus chromosome 23, ASM2758022v2, whole genome shotgun sequence includes these proteins:
- the nr2c2ap gene encoding nuclear receptor 2C2-associated protein, protein MAASLICNNTQSRVSSVLNRDVKQFGKKFMFDANEETCWNSDQGGSQWVILDFPQPVKATELRLQFQGGFSGKSCKLEGSAKDDDLKHILDFYPEDDNSLQSFPIPDSPLVQRLKIVFENSTDFFGRIIVYTLDILGEKVL, encoded by the exons ATGGCAGCTTCATTGATTTGTAACAACACGCAAAGCAG GGTGAGCTCAGTGCTGAACAGAGATGTCAAACAATTTGGCAAAAAGTTTATGTTTGATGCCAATGAAGAGACATGCTGGAACTCTGACCag GGTGGATCTCAGTGGGTTATTTTGGATTTTCCACAGCCGGTGAAAGCGACCGAGCTGAGGCTCCAATTTCAAGGAGGATTTTCAGGGAAATCCTGCAAACTAGAAG GTAGTGCCAAAGATGATGACCTCAAACATATTTTAGACTTTTATCCAGAGGACGACAACAGTCTACAGA GTTTTCCCATTCCGGATAGTCCTTTGGTGCAGAGACTTAAAATAGTGTTTGAAAACAGTACTGACTTTTTTGGAAGAATAATTGTTTACACTTTGGACATCCTGGGGGAAAAAGTTTTGTAA